The Gottschalkia purinilytica genome segment GAATCATTTAGTACAGCTGGACCAGGTGGAGCGTATGAATATTTTGCACGTTCTGCTGATAGTACTATATCTGATATTTCAGTTGTTTCTCCTAGACCAGGGGTAGTTAGAATAATAGCCTTACAAAAAGATGGGGAGATACCAGGTGAAGAAGTTTTACAAAAGATAGATAATGCAGTAAATGCAAGAAATAAAAGGCCATTAACAGATTTTGTAGAAGTAGTTGGAGCTACTGAAGCAAAATATGATATTCAGGTTAAATATTATCTTGATAAGGACCATATAGCTGATGAAACAAAATATAGAAAAGCCATAGAAGGTCAAGAACTTAATTACCAAGATGGAGCTATAAGAGATTATATAAATTGGCAACAAGAACGATTAGGAAGAGAGCTAAATCCAGATGTATTAAGATATAAAATACAGGATGCAGCAACATATATGAAACAAGATAAGACACTTACAGCAGTAACAAGGGTTATAATAACATCACCAGTATATACAACTTTAACTGAAGAACAAGTGGCAAAACCTTTAGTTATAAATGTAACATATGGAGGGGTAGAATAATGAACTTAAATGATGTAGACCTTTTATCCCTTCAAACTTCATATATGCAAAAAGATCCGTTTACAATAGCATTATGTAGAGCTTTAAATCCACACTTTAAAAAACTAGCTGAAGAAACTAAGCTAGTTTTTATTTATGCACGAATAGATGAATTAGATGAGCCTATAATAGATGAACTAGCTTGGCAGATGCATGTTGATTTTTATGATAATACATTATCTTTAGATAAAAAAAGAGCACTTGTAAAAAATTCTTTAAAATGGCATATGTATAAAGGGACTCCAGCAGCAGTAGAAGAATTAGTATCTGTAGTATTTAATGAATCTTGGGTGGAAGAATGGTTTCAATACAATGGAGATTCATATATGTTTAAGATATTTACAACTGATGTCATAGAAAGTGGACTTACATTTAAGAAAATTATAGAAGCAGTAGATTCCGTAAAGAATAAAAGATCTTGGCTTGAAAGTATA includes the following:
- a CDS encoding phage tail protein I, with amino-acid sequence MNLNDVDLLSLQTSYMQKDPFTIALCRALNPHFKKLAEETKLVFIYARIDELDEPIIDELAWQMHVDFYDNTLSLDKKRALVKNSLKWHMYKGTPAAVEELVSVVFNESWVEEWFQYNGDSYMFKIFTTDVIESGLTFKKIIEAVDSVKNKRSWLESIVVKRENKMNLNIGIMMRKRKKIVLKPDVIDDISISTNLNIGIANRQLNKISVSEVR